In Candidatus Eisenbacteria bacterium, a genomic segment contains:
- the der gene encoding ribosome biogenesis GTPase Der: MLPIVAIVGRPNVGKSTLFNRLLGQRRAIVDELPGLTRDRHYAEAEWNGRKFLLVDTGGIDPGSAHPIQRQILIQTAVALDEADVSLLVVDATQGITALDREVADRVRRRGRPMLLIVNKADSAAREDDLSEFYTLGVGSPMPVSALHGRNSGDLLEEVVARLPSRDPAPESADAIRIAVLGRPNVGKSSLVNRLLGSERMVVDSVAGTTRDAVDTTLKKGGKEYVLIDTAGLRRERKVTDPVEFYSVTRALRAVSRADIVLLVVDVSREPAKQDAKLGALVEEQRKGILVVFNKWDLVDDPQGVRGMIEEEFVRLYPFLDWAPRLYVSAATGSGVGRILPAVAKVHREYTRQITTSELNRAVHSILNRVQPPATASGKHLKFYYAAQTGTRPPTFSLFVNNPRYRQPNYVSYLERGLRRTFGFEGTPILLEWKGSH; encoded by the coding sequence ATGCTCCCGATCGTCGCGATCGTCGGCCGCCCCAACGTGGGAAAGTCGACCCTCTTCAACCGGCTCCTCGGCCAGCGCCGCGCGATCGTCGACGAGCTGCCCGGTCTGACGCGCGACCGCCACTACGCCGAGGCCGAGTGGAACGGGCGCAAGTTCCTGCTCGTCGACACCGGAGGGATCGATCCCGGGAGCGCGCATCCCATTCAGCGTCAGATCCTGATCCAGACCGCGGTCGCGCTCGATGAAGCGGACGTGTCGCTCCTCGTGGTGGACGCCACCCAGGGGATCACCGCGCTCGACCGAGAGGTCGCGGACCGCGTGCGCCGGCGCGGCCGGCCGATGCTCCTCATCGTGAACAAGGCCGACTCCGCCGCGCGGGAGGACGATCTCTCGGAGTTCTACACGCTGGGTGTCGGGAGTCCCATGCCGGTCTCCGCGCTTCATGGGCGGAACTCCGGCGATCTGCTCGAGGAGGTGGTCGCGAGGCTCCCGTCCCGCGATCCCGCTCCGGAGAGCGCGGACGCGATCCGGATCGCGGTGCTGGGACGCCCCAACGTGGGGAAGTCGTCTCTCGTGAACCGTCTCCTCGGCTCCGAGCGCATGGTGGTGGACTCGGTGGCGGGAACGACGCGCGACGCGGTCGACACCACGCTGAAGAAGGGCGGCAAGGAATACGTCCTGATCGACACCGCCGGGCTCCGCCGCGAGCGGAAGGTGACGGACCCCGTCGAGTTCTACAGCGTGACGCGCGCGCTCCGGGCCGTGTCGCGCGCCGACATCGTGCTCCTGGTGGTCGACGTCTCGCGGGAGCCCGCGAAGCAGGACGCGAAGCTCGGAGCCCTGGTCGAAGAGCAGCGGAAGGGGATCCTGGTCGTCTTCAACAAGTGGGACCTCGTGGACGACCCCCAGGGCGTGCGCGGGATGATCGAGGAGGAGTTCGTGAGGCTCTATCCCTTCCTGGACTGGGCGCCGCGACTCTACGTTTCGGCGGCCACCGGCTCGGGAGTGGGGAGAATCCTTCCCGCCGTGGCGAAGGTCCACCGGGAGTACACGCGGCAGATCACGACGTCGGAGCTGAACCGGGCCGTCCACTCGATCCTGAACCGCGTCCAGCCCCCGGCCACGGCGTCGGGGAAGCACCTCAAGTTCTACTACGCGGCCCAGACCGGAACCCGGCCGCCCACATTCTCCTTGTTCGTGAACAATCCTCGCTATCGTCAGCCGAATTATGTAAGTTACCTGGAGCGCGGCTTGCGCCGGACGTTCGGGTTCGAGGGCACCCCCATCCTGCTCGAGTGGAAGGGGAGTCACTAG
- the plsY gene encoding glycerol-3-phosphate 1-O-acyltransferase PlsY, translating into MPLLVFASAVMGFLLGSIPTGLLVGRARGVDIRAHGSKNIGATNAFRVLGARWGALVFALDLLKGLVAVLAAKMLAVEAAPPGPTDAMHFLTFSLVGGVAAILGHVFTPWLRFQGGRGVATSLGVFLGIVPWPTLLAFALWAVLFAISKRVSVGSIGAAVAYPALVWFLGSEGSRGIVTAVAAAVAALVLVRHIPNIRRLLSGTEPPTISARAPKAERT; encoded by the coding sequence ATTCCGCTCCTCGTCTTCGCCTCCGCAGTGATGGGATTCCTACTCGGCTCCATCCCCACGGGGCTCCTCGTCGGCCGCGCCCGGGGCGTGGACATTCGCGCGCACGGAAGCAAGAACATCGGCGCGACGAACGCGTTCCGTGTGCTGGGCGCCCGGTGGGGCGCGCTCGTCTTCGCGCTCGACCTCCTGAAGGGACTCGTGGCGGTGCTCGCCGCGAAGATGCTCGCGGTCGAGGCAGCCCCGCCCGGTCCTACCGACGCGATGCACTTCCTCACGTTCTCCCTCGTGGGAGGCGTGGCGGCGATCCTGGGGCACGTCTTCACCCCGTGGCTCCGGTTCCAGGGTGGCCGGGGTGTCGCGACGAGCCTCGGGGTCTTCCTTGGAATCGTGCCCTGGCCCACGCTCCTCGCCTTCGCCCTCTGGGCGGTTCTCTTCGCGATCTCGAAGCGCGTCTCGGTGGGGTCGATCGGGGCGGCCGTCGCCTATCCCGCTCTCGTCTGGTTTCTCGGGAGCGAAGGCTCCCGCGGCATCGTCACGGCCGTCGCGGCGGCCGTGGCCGCGCTCGTCCTCGTGCGCCACATTCCGAACATCCGGCGTCTCCTGAGCGGCACCGAGCCGCCCACGATCTCGGCGCGTGCGCCGAAGGCGGAGCGCACATGA